GCCCGCGGGGCCGGGGCCACCGGCGTGGTCGGGGCGTGTCCTCGATGGTGAAGCTGCCGGTCAGCGGGTGGGGCGCACGGTCGCGGGCTGCGCGGTGGCCGATCCGGCCTCCGCGGGGTTGCCGGCAGAGCAGGATCCAGCCCAGGGCCGCCTGCATCGGGGAGCGGCCGCGGATCTTCGGGCGGCGCACGGCCCAGATGGCCAGCAGCCAGGCGGTGATGGGGACCGGTCCCGTCCACGACCACCAGCTGATGGTCTTGACGAGAAGGAAGCCGCCGGTGATGGCGAGGAGTATCTGTGCGGGGGTGTACGGGCCGAGGGGGATGCGCCAGTCGGCGACTTTGCCCAGCACCCAGGGGTGGCGGCGGGCGGCGGTGTAGAAGCGGCCCGTCCGTACGGGTGCGGCGGCGCTCACAGCCGGCCTCCGGCATCTGCGGGGTGTTCACGGCCGGCCGCTGGCTCACCCTGGAGGATGCCGGGGACGGCGGGCGCGCTCTTGGCCGGGTTGTTGACCTCGTCCTCGAACATGCTGGCCAGCTGGTTGCGGGAGTTGTACAGGCCGAGCGCGATCACCATGAGGATCAGTGAGCCGATCCCGGCCTTCAGGGAGAACTTTTGGATCATGATTACGACGACGAGGACGAGCAGTCCGGCCTGCAGGCCCTTGGTCGCCCAGCCCATGAACATGTCGATCCAGCTGTCGCCGAGTTCGTCCAGCTCCCCGGCGAGCACCAGGCTGTTCACGGTGTTCACCGGGTACCTCCCGCCTGGGCGGTGGTGCCGGTCTGGAGTGCGGTGATTTCCCAGCGTCCCGAGCGGGCTGTGAGGGTCAGTTCGTACGCCAGCGGCCACCACCCGGCACGGTCGCGGGCTTCTACCTGGGTCATCACCCGCACTCGGGTCCCGTCCGCCGGGACGGACTCGGCGACCGCGGCCTCTTCGACGGCGAGGACCTGCTGGAGGGTGAGCGTCTCGTAGGGGGCGGGGGAGACCGGCGACAGCTGGACCCCGGGGGAGAGGTAGCGGTCGACTTCGCCGGCCCCGGTCAGGTATGCGGCGAGGAACTCCCCGGCCGTGGCCGATAGATCGCTGTCGGTCGGGACGCTCACGCCGTACGGTGACGTCGGCACCTCGGCGCGGGCCGGTCCGGCCACCACGCCCGGGGGGCCGGTCACGGCGAACGTGGCGCCGCTCGCGTCGGCTGTCACGGGCACGGCGTAGTAGCGCAGCCGTCCGTCGGTGTATTGCGCAGCCAGCGTCACCGACCACGCCGTGCCGGTCTGCTGTGCGCTGCGCACCGCCACGACCGACTCCGGCTCGGGCTGCGCATCCGCCGTCCCGGGAAGATCAACGTCCGGGGCCATCGACTGCGCAAGCCGGGCCTGCGCAGTGCTCTCGGCGCCTGCGCGGCTGCGCAGCCACGCGCTGAGGAACACCGTGGCGTACCCGGACGGGTTGGCCGACACGGCCGTCTTCACGGTGGCCGGCTTCGTCGCGGGGGCGGCACGGACCACGGTCGCCGGGGTGGCGACGGCGACGGCCAGCGCGATGGGACCGGCCGCCACCGCGGCCCACACGCCCAGGCGGCCCAGGTGGACCCGGCGCCGCATCTGCTGCAGCCGGGCGTCCGCGGCCGTCGCAGGAGCAGTCTGCTCCTTCCGTGACTGCGTGGCACGAGGCATTTCGAACTCCCAGGTCAGAGCGGGTTGTTGCTTCTGACCCGAGACAACCGGCCACCCCCGACCCGACCACCGACCACGAAGGCCCGACCACGGTCACGAAGGGGACACAAAGGCCGTGGTCGGGTCTGTGGTCGGCCCGACCACAGACCCGACCACGACATTTCGCACCACGCGGAGTCCGCTTCGAAACGCGGACCCCACGGTGATCGGGGCGGCCGGCACAGCGGTGCGCACGCGCAGGAATACCTGTCGGCGAGCAGCACCTCGCCTCCCGAACCAGGCAACTGCGCAACCAGAACTGCGGCTGCGCAGCCGGAAACCGAGGGTGCCCCGCGCGGCTGCGCAGTCACCCGCGCAAGCCGATTGCGCACGACGCGCGGCCCGGTGCGCAGCACCCCGTGCACGGCTGCGCAGTCGGCAGTGCGCACCGATTGCGCAGCGGGGACCAGACCGCCGTGCAAGACCGGCCGCGCGGTGTGGCGAGTGACCGGGCCGCCGCCACGGAGGGCTGAGTGCCTGTGTCTGGTTTCGGAAGCCCTGGTCAAAGCACCAGTGGGCAATTTCTCGGCGGACGGCACCGTTCGCACTGCCGTCCCGGGAACGCTTCAGAGAACCGCGAGAGACCGGAATGACGGCTATGCCTGGAACGGGTTCAGTGCGGTCGTGACGGCGATGCCCGAGGCTTGGCCGGCTCTCAGTAC
The Streptomyces umbrinus genome window above contains:
- a CDS encoding conjugal transfer protein, giving the protein MPRATQSRKEQTAPATAADARLQQMRRRVHLGRLGVWAAVAAGPIALAVAVATPATVVRAAPATKPATVKTAVSANPSGYATVFLSAWLRSRAGAESTAQARLAQSMAPDVDLPGTADAQPEPESVVAVRSAQQTGTAWSVTLAAQYTDGRLRYYAVPVTADASGATFAVTGPPGVVAGPARAEVPTSPYGVSVPTDSDLSATAGEFLAAYLTGAGEVDRYLSPGVQLSPVSPAPYETLTLQQVLAVEEAAVAESVPADGTRVRVMTQVEARDRAGWWPLAYELTLTARSGRWEITALQTGTTAQAGGTR